The DNA region GGCCATCTTGGCTTTAGCCATTGAAATGTAAGAGAAATCAGCTAATCGACCAAATAATGCGACGGTCAATCTGGGGGTAATAGTAGAGGcacaataaatttgaaaattttatgctaGCATAGTTGGCGGCGgtcaagagttgaaaaatgttatacGTATGAAGAACTTTATAAAGGATTACCAAACtcgaatttttctaaatactcGCGCCATTGTCGTTAATTTGCTGTGTAAAAAATGAGCAATGACACTTGGTTTTAAGTCGGTTGCTTGTACGTTCAAAACATTCATTTTATGGTAACTATTATGACACATACAACCATgagtcatattttttttgcctccTAGCTGTAATTTACTAGTTTTTAGTTCGTTTCTATCTCAAAGAGAAAAGATGTCACATAATATTTTAGCTCTCTCCAATTATTATCGTCTTTATCCTTTCAATCATTAAGATTTTaccctatgtatgtatagattgATACAACCCTAACATAATTCGCAACACGTGCCCAAACTTTTATACGTCTTATTACGCTTTAAGCTTCTACCCCATCCATTTCCCTACGATATATATTAtgtgcattatatatatatatatatatatatatatatatatatatatatctatcgaCATACTAGGTactatatgtattgtatagtACATCATGAAACCATGGATATACAAAGATGAacctataaaaattaatatggaTATGTAGCCGGAATAAGACTTCTGTACTATATTGTAGACCCTTACATAAACGTTTATGTTATGCAAATAGTATACTATAAAGTTTGGAGCTGCATTATCTctgtacataatacatatccttagataaaaatgattgtatTATAAGTTGTGATCATCTTTCATTTTATCCatttcaatattaataattattattagttgAATATAGATTGTATATAACGAATACCTAATATCGTTGAAATATGTATCGGAAAATAAGAGTACCGAGTactagaaaaatataattatggttacatgaatattataaataaatataccgtATGATTATTGAAGTAGAGTATATTGGATCCAGTGTCGACGGTACCCtattatgattaattttttctttttttatcctacATTTACctataactttgaaaatagagTCAGGTGGATTGTGAAAGACATAAATGAgtgtataatgaaaaaagaactttATGTACCAATATATTACAAGTGTGTAAGAATCGAAATATTACTATATTATAGCGATTACTATCATTAATTTACATATTGAATATCGATAAAAGTGATGacataaaaatatacgtatatctagACATATTGTAAATGAACGTGTAAttctaatgaaaattaaaccaCGTTTTGTTATAAATCTCATCATCTATTGAACTACCATGTAAATGCAAATCGACTCACTTTCGAGAAATGTTTCCATTCGGGAATTCAACCAGTGAAACGTGTTAGAACTAATTTGAATCGTCGAAATACTCAGAAACCGTTTTAAACCAGTCAGATGAatacgaaataaaaactttctgGGCTAAACACAACCGGATGATCGCACTCCCAGACCTCTATAGCTCAGTTCAGTTAATTGGACAACTAATTGCTTCGTGCGTAAAAAGatgcagccgaaaaactgagaaatttTGTTGCATTTTCGCCGCTGTTGATATTAGGATGATCTGGCTATTTATTGCATTCCTTAGGGTCCGATTGGTGGCAAAAGAGTCTTGTGCGTCGTTCttaattcgaataaattttcgccCAGAACATCGTGAAAGGAGTAAGGCTAACACTTCTGCATTTTTTACGGAAAACTTTCGCGGACTTTCGGTAACGACAGTATCGAGGAGCGGCTCCCAATAATTGTAATCGAGTTGGAATCATGAAAACGTCTGCAatttaacaaatatttttcaataatgcaATCATTTACAATCACATCGTAATCATTGTGATTACAATGATCATGAAATCTTTAAAACTTTGATGtcaattatatttgaaaatcgcTCCAGTAAGATAGTCTTATTAATTCGTTGTTGGCCATATggcaaaaacaaaatcacTGATGATTACGTATgattggttctttttttttgtaaattcacaGTAGTCGtgtaaattttctgaaatcttttttaatcacaaaaaaatttatgtaatcTCGATAGTCTGGGTAATCGCTGGGTCGCTTTTGTCTGAACGGCCGACCCCTCAGAAGAATCAATTTATGCAAATCATCCTATATTGACgtaagaaaattattacgCGGAATGGAATTGCGCATAGCTCAACGTCCCTGTAATCAACGGATCAAGAGACACAAACAAGATTTTTGGTTTCCAAAATCGCAACAATTTTGAGATTCTAAATAGTtaccaatttgaaaaatcgctaATATCGATACTTCTATACGCCGCAGGGAACCgtaattttctaagaaaaaacGATTGCGAATTATTAAACAAGTCGCTGTGATTGACGATCCCATACCTCCAACCACACTCGATGATCCTAATTATTCAGCCGCCTAATTGCAGACAACTTTGACTCCAGATCCAGTTGCTTTGTTGTCGCTGTGGATCCTGCGGATACTCTCTTCTTTTCTGTGCTTCATTTCTTGGAAAACGCTACAACTAATTGTTTGATCAGTGTCATTTCCAAGAAGAAGCAATTCTTTCCAGTTACGAGTCCTTCAGGCCACGTATTGAAAAGATAAACACTTAAAGAACTGTGAAATATTTGTCATAATGTTTTCGCTGGGGCTGATTTGGCTGATCGAGATCCTACCAATGTTCGAGTTCTGGTTTCGGAGTTTCTGAGCTCCGGATTGACGAAATTGACTCCAGAATTAATGTGATTAAATTGTCTgtgatgcaaaaattttattagcgaaaaagaagaaatatatctgtatataaaatatacctatatataaataagacAAGACTAAAATAATGTGAATGTGGTAAGCTTTCATCTTTGGTGGTAAGATTGTTTATTGTTGCGCCACTATGGCCACTACTCAGCATCTTCAATATGGCAGCTGTTACTGTCCTTGGCCTATGTGTATGTTGTAAGAGTCAGTGTTTTTGACGTTGATGCTGAACATGTATTTTATCAGATAAGGATTGGTTGGTTCTTGTTTCGTCTATAAGTGACAACAGATCCCAAACACCTCAACTTACACCTCTGACATGTGACAGAAGAGAGATACTCGTCACGTATTCACGGTTCCACGGTCAACATTATCAAACCTCTCGGATCAGCTAGCAAAAAAGTTTCGTCGCATCCAACGGTACGCTTCTCCTTGTAATGTTCCCGAAATTTTACTCGAGCAAGATTTTACCCTTGAACATCATCATTAACTTgacttaacctaacctaacctaactttaCCTTGTCTAGATCACTGAAAATCAAGTTAAATCTGAGAGTTCCCGAAATACGTACTCAAGGGGCTTAACACTCAtgacgaaaattattttgttatttttctctgATCCTAGCTACTCATCAAGCAAAGAAAAATgccgttcaaatttcatctaaaaaaaagtcgacAATACAATGTTATATCTAAGAATCAGTATGTAATTTGTGTCGAGCTTTTGGACACAGGATCAATAGAATGTACCTTGGATGTACAAAGCCTAGGTCACGAATGTCTAACCAATGTAGCACAGAGGCTAGGTCTTGGACAGCCAGAATTCTTTGGACTGAGTTATATCTCTCACCATGGATCGCCAGCATCGCGCTGGGTCCAGATGGACAAACCTCTTAAACGGCAACTTGAAAAAGAAGCTAGAAGCTTTAATCTGCGACTTAGAGTTATGTATTTTATTACCGACATCCAGCTCATACAGGATGAAATAACGAGGCAAGTCTAAAACTAATAGAAATGCCATTCTATCTCTTTGAAATTGGCACCGTTAATCTCTTTTCGCGAATGTTTGTTACTTCAAACTTGAATGTGAAATAATTGGATCAGTTGTTGTGGCATActcgaaaaatttaatcacattTCAGGTATCACTACTATCTTCAACTGAAAATGGATGTTATTGACGGTAGAATTCATTGTAATCCTAGAGAGGCAAGCACCTTGGCAAGCTATTCAATGCAGGCAGAGTTCGGCAATTATGACCCTCAACGACATACTGCAGAGTATCTTCGGCAGTGCATGCTATTTCcaaaagtatttttaaacCGTGAATACATGTTACGCCACTGTgagaaatttctcttttttagaTCTTCCCCATTTACTGATTCCatgctgtttcttttttatattcaccATTTATCATCAGAACATTATACAAACTGATCCTGGTGGGCAAGACTCATTACTTTCAGCAGCCATTATTCGATACAAGAGCCTTTCTGGTCTTACACAAGCAGCTGCAGAAGAACTTTACGTATCTATTGCTGTACAACTAGAGGGCTATGGCCGAGAAACATTTGCTGCTAAGGTGAATAACTAGAATTTACAGTTGCGACGTACCATTCAAACCATCAAAACTAATTTTAtagttgaatttattataacaGTCATTGGAGTTCATAGAATGGTGTGTCGATGGCTCATTTCTATCACACAATACCAGCTGGATAATAATATACAGATTTTAATTGAGCCATACATTTGCAGGATGATGCAAATAATGAAATCTTTCTTGGAATTTCAATGAATGGAATTATCATTGGGTACTCCAACGTGCAGTTGACATCATTTTACAGGTACAGTTCGTGATAtgaaactaatttttcattattttatcgcTCAGCCCCTAGAACTCTCTGTAAAAAACATAACTCATAAGGCAGTTctatataatatgttatagaTGGAAAGATATCAGCAATGTAATCAATCATAAAAAGACATTCAAAATTGAGTGTCAAGCTGAAAATGAAGAACCCAAACAGTTTCACTTCACTGATGCACGAACAGCGAAGTATGTCTGGCGATTATGTATATCTCAGCACACATTCTACATGCAACACCAAGAGTCTAATCTCGTTAATAAAATGAGTAACAGTCATCTAGTGAGTATGATATGCATATATTTTAaccaattttatattcaaatctAGATCAATTGCTTTACTTAGGCGCACATTTTTTCAGGATCCTGATAATATTGATATAAGGGATGAAATAAGAGATGTAAATATCGATAATGAAGCCAAGGCTGCAAGTCAGGCACATTTCAATAGCTGCAATGATATATCCTCGTCGCCATTCCCTGTCGCTGCATCGTCCATCGATATGGATACACTTCGCGCCTTACTTCCATCTTATAGACCGGCACCTGATTACGATACTGCCgtacaaagaaaatataatactgCCCCAAACGGTTCGCATCACTATTACGCGAACCAATCTAATGTACAATCGTCCTCACTCGCGCACGAAG from Diprion similis isolate iyDipSimi1 chromosome 3, iyDipSimi1.1, whole genome shotgun sequence includes:
- the LOC124404127 gene encoding tyrosine-protein phosphatase non-receptor type 14; the protein is MPFKFHLKKSRQYNVISKNQYVICVELLDTGSIECTLDVQSLGHECLTNVAQRLGLGQPEFFGLSYISHHGSPASRWVQMDKPLKRQLEKEARSFNLRLRVMYFITDIQLIQDEITRYHYYLQLKMDVIDGRIHCNPREASTLASYSMQAEFGNYDPQRHTAEYLRQCMLFPKNIIQTDPGGQDSLLSAAIIRYKSLSGLTQAAAEELYVSIAVQLEGYGRETFAAKDDANNEIFLGISMNGIIIGYSNVQLTSFYRWKDISNVINHKKTFKIECQAENEEPKQFHFTDARTAKYVWRLCISQHTFYMQHQESNLVNKMSNSHLDPDNIDIRDEIRDVNIDNEAKAASQAHFNSCNDISSSPFPVAASSIDMDTLRALLPSYRPAPDYDTAVQRKYNTAPNGSHHYYANQSNVQSSSLAHEVCMSTIISPELSCLLGNAVNRSRY